In bacterium, one genomic interval encodes:
- a CDS encoding ribbon-helix-helix protein, CopG family — MKAVTITIPEELDAEAAAEARRLGISKSELIRRGLSAVLPAGRIDARGDAWSDLAGFGSRGISARPGEIDEVVYGS, encoded by the coding sequence GTGAAGGCTGTGACGATCACGATTCCCGAGGAACTCGACGCCGAGGCGGCCGCTGAGGCGCGCCGGCTGGGGATTTCCAAGTCCGAGTTGATCCGGCGCGGCCTTTCCGCCGTCCTGCCTGCCGGACGGATCGATGCGCGTGGCGACGCCTGGAGCGACTTGGCCGGATTCGGGAGCAGGGGAATCAGTGCCCGACCGGGCGAGATCGACGAGGTCGTCTACGGGTCGTGA
- a CDS encoding phospholipase D-like domain-containing protein, with translation MSAPADRIERFLRENPSGPLWVTVGFASAFGLAWLNERTRGRPVTLLIGDTRTGFAKYSEDDRRAAIRFVQRPDVSVRNWYRKHGGHRTAHAKTWMVEPDPNAGIAGGILVGSANLTRQGLLQNVEMLTLADPSEHRRLRAEIHEVMDESWAIEDRLLGLLGATKAGSPRVWTGTAPMRRDYDGPRRPEKGSARRGSRYPPQKSASPTRRDYDGPRRPRQRPARAGSRHAHRRSASPKGRELRSAALMIAAGVVLLFVLLSNIGRDGDSADSPGGSNPPVAAPSPPAAGVQTVAPVEVPPPPAADPVPGSAAGSAPATTVPDTLAHRPEIELSAPPEGWTPYVGGNASTYGEPDRDDLQWVAWQPTCPSCEPGVTMSWVGSYAYPFNDFADSENHHLRAKLLSSCFHRERSGPLIQWQHDIGGDHVASLWIDGERVPTGSWWLADGGDARLMVPEPGPFLALLEDAQELRIVTAERREATFTVAGFLSTPVQANLDHCDHYS, from the coding sequence ATGAGCGCGCCAGCGGACCGGATCGAGCGATTCCTTCGCGAGAACCCGTCGGGGCCGCTCTGGGTGACCGTAGGGTTCGCCTCGGCGTTCGGGCTCGCCTGGCTGAACGAGCGAACCCGCGGGCGTCCGGTCACATTGCTGATCGGCGACACCAGAACGGGGTTCGCCAAGTACTCCGAGGACGACCGCCGGGCGGCGATCAGGTTCGTCCAGCGCCCCGATGTGTCAGTCCGCAATTGGTACAGGAAGCATGGCGGCCACCGAACGGCGCATGCCAAGACGTGGATGGTGGAGCCCGACCCGAACGCGGGGATCGCGGGCGGAATCCTAGTCGGTTCGGCCAACCTGACCCGCCAGGGACTCCTGCAAAACGTCGAGATGCTGACGCTGGCCGATCCCTCGGAGCATCGGCGGCTCCGCGCCGAGATCCATGAGGTGATGGACGAGAGCTGGGCGATCGAGGACCGGCTCCTCGGACTTCTCGGGGCGACGAAGGCAGGGTCACCCCGCGTCTGGACGGGTACTGCGCCGATGCGACGCGATTACGACGGGCCGCGCCGTCCAGAGAAGGGTTCCGCTCGGAGGGGTTCCCGGTACCCGCCCCAGAAGTCGGCGAGTCCTACGCGACGTGATTACGACGGGCCGCGCCGTCCACGGCAGCGTCCCGCTCGGGCCGGTTCCCGGCACGCGCACCGGCGATCGGCGAGTCCGAAGGGCCGAGAGTTGCGCAGCGCCGCGCTGATGATCGCGGCCGGAGTCGTCCTCCTATTCGTGCTGCTCTCAAACATCGGGCGCGACGGAGACTCCGCCGACTCTCCTGGCGGGTCGAATCCGCCTGTCGCCGCCCCGTCACCGCCGGCCGCCGGGGTGCAGACCGTTGCTCCGGTCGAGGTTCCGCCGCCGCCGGCAGCGGATCCTGTGCCGGGATCGGCTGCGGGGAGCGCTCCGGCGACGACGGTGCCGGACACGCTGGCCCATCGGCCCGAGATCGAGTTGAGCGCACCCCCGGAGGGATGGACCCCATACGTGGGCGGCAACGCTTCAACCTACGGCGAGCCCGACCGAGACGATCTCCAATGGGTGGCCTGGCAGCCGACCTGTCCCTCGTGCGAGCCCGGCGTCACAATGAGTTGGGTGGGCTCATACGCCTACCCATTCAACGATTTCGCGGACTCGGAGAATCATCATCTGCGTGCCAAACTGCTGTCATCCTGCTTCCACCGCGAGCGGTCGGGTCCACTGATTCAGTGGCAACACGACATCGGTGGCGACCACGTCGCCTCGCTCTGGATCGACGGCGAACGGGTGCCGACGGGTTCGTGGTGGCTCGCTGACGGTGGCGACGCCCGTCTCATGGTGCCAGAACCCGGGCCGTTCCTTGCCCTACTAGAAGATGCGCAGGAGTTGCGGATCGTCACCGCAGAGCGTCGCGAAGCCACCTTCACCGTGGCCGGGTTCCTGTCCACGCCGGTTCAGGCCAACCTGGATCACTGCGACCACTATTCGTGA
- a CDS encoding ATP-binding protein: MSEFRRPQVATIVERLAEPPERLVAVFGPRQTGKTTAVRQALEISWRPDRFEAVDDPGTHAAPRPLEYAAGDSVRLPGPRDSRWLAAVWEDSRRRAWQSSQGFVLVLDEIQKIGGWSEVVKGLWDADRASGCPLHVVILGSAPLLMQAGLTESLAGRFEPIRFAHWSYAEMAEAFGFDLERYVFFGGYPGAASRIGDFQRWADYVRGALIEPNIERDVLAMTRVDKPSLLRRLFYLGAAYSGEVVSYNKLVGQLQDAGNTTTLTRYLELLSQAGLLTGFSKHTERLVSAKASTPKLNVLNTALMAVVSGYTFEEAQLDRTFRGRLAESAVGAHLANTASPSTAVRYWRERHNEVDFVLVRGPHVVGIEVKSGSDSPATAGVAEFERRFHPRGTVIVGDAGVPLHEFLSVPADHWFEAESA, translated from the coding sequence GTGAGCGAGTTCCGGCGACCTCAGGTGGCGACGATCGTAGAGCGGCTGGCGGAGCCGCCGGAGCGGCTCGTGGCGGTGTTCGGGCCGCGCCAGACGGGCAAGACGACCGCGGTCCGCCAAGCGCTTGAGATCAGCTGGCGGCCCGACCGTTTCGAGGCAGTCGACGATCCGGGCACCCACGCGGCGCCGCGCCCGCTGGAGTATGCAGCTGGCGACTCGGTCCGCTTGCCGGGGCCGCGCGACAGCCGATGGCTCGCCGCCGTCTGGGAGGACAGCCGGCGCCGCGCTTGGCAGTCGTCTCAGGGTTTTGTGCTCGTGTTGGACGAGATCCAGAAGATCGGGGGCTGGTCGGAGGTGGTGAAGGGTCTCTGGGACGCCGACCGGGCGAGCGGCTGCCCGCTCCATGTCGTGATCCTCGGTTCGGCGCCGCTGCTGATGCAGGCCGGGCTGACGGAGAGCCTCGCAGGACGGTTCGAGCCGATCCGGTTCGCGCACTGGTCGTACGCGGAGATGGCCGAGGCGTTCGGCTTCGACCTCGAACGCTACGTCTTCTTCGGCGGCTATCCGGGAGCGGCGTCCAGGATCGGTGACTTCCAACGGTGGGCCGACTACGTCCGCGGCGCGCTGATCGAGCCCAACATCGAGCGCGACGTGCTCGCAATGACAAGGGTCGACAAGCCGTCGCTGCTCAGGAGGCTGTTCTACCTGGGTGCGGCCTACTCCGGGGAGGTGGTCTCGTACAACAAACTGGTCGGACAGCTGCAGGACGCCGGCAACACCACCACTCTGACCCGATACCTCGAACTCCTCTCGCAGGCCGGGCTGCTGACGGGATTCTCCAAGCACACGGAGCGGCTGGTGTCGGCCAAGGCGTCGACGCCGAAGCTGAACGTGCTGAACACTGCCCTCATGGCCGTCGTGTCCGGCTACACGTTCGAGGAGGCCCAACTCGACCGCACCTTCCGGGGTCGCTTGGCCGAGAGCGCGGTCGGGGCGCACCTGGCCAACACAGCGTCGCCGAGCACCGCCGTGAGGTACTGGCGCGAGCGCCACAACGAGGTGGACTTCGTTCTCGTCAGGGGTCCCCACGTCGTCGGGATTGAGGTGAAGAGCGGAAGTGACTCGCCCGCGACGGCGGGCGTCGCAGAGTTCGAGCGGCGCTTCCATCCCCGCGGAACAGTGATCGTGGGCGACGCCGGCGTGCCGCTGCACGAGTTCCTGTCTGTGCCCGCCGATCACTGGTTCGAGGCGGAGTCGGCATGA
- a CDS encoding DUF3467 domain-containing protein gives MSTEGEKKREVPIRLPPELEGGCWANFAAVTHSPYEFTLDFVRMNFDGVEPRNGVVVQRIHMSPLFVQQLIDALQDNWRKYAAKAMPKEVEG, from the coding sequence ATGTCGACGGAGGGTGAGAAGAAGCGCGAGGTGCCGATCCGGCTGCCGCCGGAGTTGGAAGGGGGCTGCTGGGCCAATTTCGCCGCCGTCACCCACAGTCCTTACGAGTTCACTCTGGACTTCGTGCGCATGAACTTCGACGGCGTCGAGCCCCGCAACGGCGTCGTGGTCCAGCGGATCCACATGTCGCCGCTGTTCGTGCAGCAACTCATCGACGCCCTGCAGGACAACTGGCGGAAGTACGCCGCCAAGGCCATGCCGAAGGAGGTCGAGGGCTAG
- a CDS encoding restriction endonuclease: protein MAAVLDAEGFFTEVSLPGPDGGIDIFAGRGPLGLDPPKLIVQVKSSPAPVPATVVRELHGVLTTHGAEQALLVAWGGVNRVARRELRSQFFRVRVWDAENLLDAILRNYERLDEEWRAELPLKRIWALASEPAE, encoded by the coding sequence GTGGCGGCGGTCCTCGACGCCGAGGGCTTCTTCACCGAGGTCTCGCTCCCCGGCCCGGACGGCGGGATCGACATCTTCGCCGGTCGGGGTCCACTTGGTCTTGATCCTCCGAAGCTGATCGTGCAGGTGAAGTCGAGTCCGGCACCGGTCCCTGCGACAGTTGTTCGCGAACTCCACGGTGTTCTCACCACGCACGGTGCGGAACAGGCGCTACTCGTCGCTTGGGGAGGCGTGAATCGGGTCGCGCGACGGGAGTTGCGGAGCCAGTTCTTCCGGGTCAGGGTTTGGGATGCCGAAAATCTGCTCGACGCGATCCTGCGCAACTACGAGCGCTTGGACGAGGAGTGGCGCGCTGAACTACCGCTGAAGCGGATCTGGGCGCTGGCGTCGGAGCCGGCCGAGTAG
- a CDS encoding restriction endonuclease, protein MATKDDLPTSFDLLLPTLQAIERLGGSAQTRQLREAVLETLNPSEEMLALRYPRSGDFILLDRTSWARSECKTFGTLEQPRRGLYLLTALGREILVLPEDRAVERLRDLQRAAEAAYRRSAASKPQQDDTTEDDDAPLPEEPEEPTEWRDALLDRLHRMSPTAFEHFVLYLLRSFDLELEHTGGSGDEGIDGIGVAPISPVLSAKVAVQVKRYNPASPAGIGRQEVALFQRDAEVTGAERAIMVTLGRYTPAARKASQATTPMVDLIDGEKLCDLVREQEVGIRTVPQVVPEFFDRFESAG, encoded by the coding sequence ATGGCCACCAAGGACGACCTTCCCACGTCGTTCGACTTGCTGCTCCCAACCCTTCAGGCAATCGAGCGGTTGGGAGGGTCGGCGCAGACACGGCAGTTGCGGGAGGCGGTTCTCGAGACGCTCAACCCATCCGAGGAGATGCTCGCGCTCAGGTATCCGAGGAGCGGAGACTTCATCCTCCTGGACCGGACCAGTTGGGCCCGCTCCGAGTGCAAGACGTTCGGAACTTTGGAGCAGCCCCGGCGAGGTCTGTACCTGCTCACGGCTCTGGGACGCGAGATCCTCGTCCTGCCGGAAGACCGAGCCGTTGAGAGACTCAGGGATCTGCAACGCGCGGCCGAGGCCGCCTACAGGCGTTCGGCCGCGTCCAAGCCTCAACAAGACGACACGACCGAGGATGACGACGCTCCGCTACCCGAGGAGCCGGAGGAGCCGACGGAATGGCGCGATGCGCTGCTGGATCGGCTTCATCGGATGTCGCCGACGGCGTTCGAGCACTTCGTGCTCTACCTGTTGCGCTCGTTCGATCTGGAGTTGGAACACACAGGCGGTTCCGGCGACGAGGGGATCGACGGCATCGGTGTGGCCCCGATCTCACCTGTGCTTTCAGCGAAGGTCGCCGTTCAGGTGAAGCGGTACAACCCTGCCTCGCCAGCGGGAATCGGGCGGCAGGAGGTGGCGCTGTTCCAGCGGGACGCCGAGGTGACCGGGGCGGAGCGGGCCATCATGGTGACCCTCGGGCGCTACACGCCGGCGGCGCGCAAAGCATCACAGGCCACGACGCCGATGGTCGATCTGATCGATGGCGAGAAACTCTGTGATCTCGTCCGTGAGCAAGAGGTGGGCATCCGGACCGTTCCGCAGGTCGTGCCGGAGTTCTTCGACCGATTCGAGTCCGCCGGCTGA
- a CDS encoding histidine phosphatase family protein: MELLLIRHALPQRVENTDGPADPGLTDVGREQARRLAAWLAGEEIDHVAASPKLRAVETAEPLAAERGLEIETVEGFSEIDSGSTTYIPYEQMRRERHEIWRHLRSGRWREAGFTDPELFRDDVAKTFAAWEAEHSDQTVAVVAHSGTVNALVSHLLGIENVFFFSLEYTGLCRLRRNLLGGMHVSSLNETAHLHTARDTLDPLPAP; encoded by the coding sequence GTGGAGCTGCTTCTGATCCGTCACGCCCTGCCCCAGCGGGTGGAGAACACCGACGGACCCGCCGATCCGGGCCTCACCGACGTGGGCCGCGAGCAGGCACGACGCCTGGCGGCCTGGCTGGCGGGCGAAGAGATCGATCACGTCGCCGCCAGCCCCAAGCTTCGGGCGGTCGAGACGGCTGAACCCTTGGCCGCCGAGCGGGGCCTCGAGATCGAGACGGTGGAGGGCTTCTCGGAAATCGACAGCGGCAGCACCACCTACATCCCCTACGAGCAGATGCGGCGGGAACGCCACGAGATCTGGCGCCACCTGCGCAGCGGGCGCTGGCGGGAGGCCGGATTCACCGATCCGGAGCTCTTCCGCGACGACGTGGCGAAGACCTTCGCGGCCTGGGAGGCCGAACACAGCGACCAGACCGTCGCGGTGGTGGCCCACAGCGGGACCGTCAACGCCCTCGTGAGCCACCTCCTGGGCATCGAGAACGTGTTCTTCTTCAGCTTGGAGTACACGGGCCTGTGCCGGCTGCGGCGCAACTTGCTGGGCGGCATGCACGTGTCGTCGCTGAACGAGACCGCCCACCTGCACACGGCTCGCGACACCCTCGACCCACTTCCGGCGCCGTGA
- a CDS encoding PIN domain-containing protein yields the protein MKFADTSWWVAWALPGDARHREALAVLARIGAGEQVLTTNLVVGETWAFLRRKDGHRTAVGFLDRLAVLQSARRLKLHAVTAEQESRAWDWLRRHDEREYSFVDATSFEVMRTRRLREALAFDNDFTAAGFTEMRP from the coding sequence GTGAAATTCGCCGACACGAGTTGGTGGGTCGCCTGGGCGCTTCCCGGCGACGCCCGTCATCGTGAGGCGTTGGCGGTGCTCGCTCGTATCGGTGCCGGTGAGCAGGTCCTGACGACCAATCTCGTCGTCGGTGAGACTTGGGCGTTCCTGCGCCGCAAGGACGGTCATCGGACGGCCGTCGGGTTCCTGGATCGCCTGGCGGTCCTTCAGTCGGCCCGCAGGCTGAAGCTGCACGCGGTCACCGCAGAGCAGGAATCCAGGGCGTGGGACTGGCTCCGCCGTCACGACGAGCGGGAGTACTCCTTCGTCGACGCCACGAGCTTCGAGGTGATGCGCACTCGCCGCCTCCGCGAGGCCCTCGCGTTCGACAACGACTTCACAGCCGCGGGCTTCACCGAGATGCGCCCATGA
- a CDS encoding enoyl-CoA hydratase-related protein, whose product MTYPEELDGLRFERDADRGTATITLDVPGKLNRVSMLAREHLSALFEACGRDPDVRVVVLTGAGERAFTAGGDIAGFLEASPEVLTRLHHNVAAPERCPKPVVAQLHGFTFGVGLELALACDFRIAADDLQLGQPEVSIGMIPGSGGSQRLARMIGLGRAKDMVMRGRRMGAEEARAVGLVSEVVPRAELEAATDGLVAELTALPALALRMAKRVLNQAYDGPLPVGLELEGLAYGFLRTTADFREGVEAFVEKRKPKYTGE is encoded by the coding sequence ATGACCTATCCCGAGGAACTCGACGGCCTGCGCTTCGAGCGCGACGCCGACCGCGGCACCGCCACCATCACGCTGGATGTGCCGGGGAAGCTGAACCGCGTCTCGATGCTGGCGCGCGAGCACCTCTCGGCGCTGTTCGAGGCCTGCGGTCGCGACCCCGACGTGCGGGTGGTCGTTCTCACCGGGGCGGGGGAGCGGGCCTTCACCGCCGGGGGAGACATCGCCGGCTTCCTGGAGGCCTCCCCGGAGGTGCTGACCCGCCTGCACCACAACGTGGCCGCCCCCGAGCGCTGCCCGAAACCGGTTGTCGCCCAGCTGCACGGCTTCACCTTCGGCGTGGGTCTGGAACTCGCCCTGGCCTGCGACTTCCGCATCGCCGCCGATGACCTGCAGCTCGGCCAGCCCGAGGTCTCCATCGGCATGATCCCCGGCAGCGGAGGGTCCCAGCGGCTCGCCCGCATGATCGGCCTCGGCCGCGCCAAGGACATGGTGATGCGCGGCCGGCGCATGGGCGCCGAGGAGGCCCGAGCGGTCGGACTGGTGTCCGAGGTCGTGCCCCGAGCCGAACTCGAAGCGGCCACCGACGGCCTCGTGGCCGAACTCACCGCCCTGCCCGCCCTGGCGCTCCGCATGGCCAAGCGGGTCCTCAACCAGGCCTACGACGGCCCGCTGCCGGTCGGCTTGGAGTTGGAGGGCCTCGCCTACGGCTTCCTGCGCACCACCGCCGACTTCCGCGAAGGCGTCGAGGCCTTCGTCGAAAAGCGAAAGCCCAAATACACCGGCGAATAG
- a CDS encoding ATP-binding protein, translated as MSARIAAYRVDSRSSADRAADAAMSRLRLKPGGLRDALRRAVCESADNVSDWAGSGEVSIEEDRSGRSVVIADSGPGIHGTMRESFPDLSGTQLLLHAVQPGVTSTGEQFRGFGLWSAVQVSNYGAEVAVESGGVAVLFRQGGADSCSKSSSTSVGTVVRIALGQAEL; from the coding sequence ATGAGCGCCCGCATAGCGGCCTACCGGGTGGACAGCAGGTCGTCCGCCGACCGGGCCGCCGACGCGGCCATGAGCCGCCTGCGTCTCAAGCCGGGCGGTCTGCGGGACGCGCTGCGCAGAGCCGTTTGTGAGAGCGCCGACAACGTGTCGGACTGGGCCGGGTCGGGAGAGGTTTCGATTGAGGAGGACCGCAGCGGCAGATCAGTGGTCATCGCGGACAGCGGTCCCGGAATTCACGGCACGATGCGTGAGTCGTTCCCCGATTTGAGCGGTACGCAGCTGCTCCTGCACGCCGTTCAGCCGGGCGTCACGTCGACAGGCGAGCAGTTCCGCGGTTTCGGACTGTGGTCGGCGGTGCAGGTGTCGAACTACGGCGCGGAGGTCGCAGTGGAGAGCGGCGGTGTGGCGGTGCTGTTCCGGCAGGGCGGGGCGGACTCGTGCTCCAAGAGCAGCAGCACGAGCGTGGGGACCGTGGTCCGGATCGCGCTGGGGCAGGCGGAGTTGTGA
- a CDS encoding FAD-binding protein, with protein sequence MSTPELRPARPLRVLALAKQIPVFEDMRLGPDNRLVRDGQVLHMNDYCRRGVAQGLQIARAGGGTLSVLTLGPPSADTVCREAIAFGADAGFHVTDPAFAGSDTLATARALAAAVEHLGPFDLIFAGRNSVDADTGQVPPQLAELLGLPFACGVRRLRLTGERLSLLLEHNDEWLDAELDLPALLSCAERLIDPCKIKDPAVWAGVDGSRITTIDAAELGPGPWGAAASPTSVGPIWTLKIDRRREVLSGGLAEAADRAIAVLEDRGALVPTGAPEVARGSGLVVELPAAQNGGLAVGVLIEPARDRHSRELLGAAARLATAVGGHVVALGPDAGTELGGFGADAVRRVSAAGAVPADGHGGLTEEDVAGAVGDWAEGVQPWAILAPSTAWGREVASRVAARLAAGLTGDAVGLSCDNGRLIAEKPAFGGYVIADIACSSAVQMATVRAGVLGLPEPRRTPEVPVTEITVTPRERLRVLGRRRDDDGDLLAHAAVVIGVGVGVDVDDYERLRADARKIGAELCATRKVTDVGAMPRARQVGITGHSISPRLYIAIGLSGKFNHTSGVRSAGSIVAINPDPEALIFDWCDVGFVADWRDVFDELIPRLEAALTV encoded by the coding sequence GTGAGCACGCCGGAGCTGCGACCGGCCCGCCCGCTGCGGGTGCTGGCGCTGGCCAAGCAGATCCCTGTTTTCGAGGACATGCGGCTCGGACCCGACAACCGGCTCGTGCGCGACGGGCAGGTGCTGCACATGAACGACTACTGCCGGCGCGGGGTGGCCCAGGGCCTGCAGATCGCCCGCGCCGGCGGCGGCACGCTCAGCGTGCTGACCCTGGGACCGCCCTCGGCGGACACGGTTTGCCGGGAGGCCATCGCCTTCGGCGCCGACGCCGGCTTCCACGTGACCGATCCGGCGTTCGCCGGATCCGACACCCTGGCCACCGCACGGGCGCTGGCCGCCGCGGTGGAACATCTCGGACCCTTCGACCTGATCTTCGCGGGGCGGAACAGCGTCGATGCCGACACCGGCCAGGTGCCGCCGCAGCTCGCCGAGTTGCTGGGGCTGCCCTTCGCCTGCGGGGTTCGCCGGCTGCGCCTCACCGGCGAGCGGCTGTCGCTGCTCCTCGAGCACAACGACGAGTGGTTGGACGCCGAGTTGGATCTCCCGGCGCTGCTTTCGTGCGCCGAGCGGCTGATCGATCCCTGCAAGATCAAGGATCCCGCAGTCTGGGCGGGGGTCGACGGCTCGCGCATAACGACGATCGACGCAGCCGAGTTGGGGCCCGGGCCGTGGGGCGCCGCCGCCAGCCCCACCTCCGTCGGGCCGATCTGGACCCTGAAGATCGACCGGCGACGCGAGGTCCTGTCCGGCGGCCTTGCCGAGGCGGCCGACCGGGCTATCGCGGTCTTGGAGGATCGGGGGGCGTTGGTGCCCACCGGCGCCCCGGAGGTCGCCCGCGGCTCCGGGTTGGTCGTCGAGTTGCCGGCGGCCCAGAACGGCGGCCTCGCCGTCGGCGTTCTCATCGAGCCGGCTCGTGACCGGCACTCCCGGGAGTTGCTGGGAGCCGCGGCGCGGCTGGCCACCGCCGTCGGCGGCCACGTCGTGGCTCTGGGTCCCGACGCGGGTACCGAGCTCGGCGGCTTCGGAGCCGACGCGGTCCGCCGGGTCAGCGCCGCCGGTGCTGTGCCCGCTGACGGCCACGGGGGGCTCACCGAGGAGGACGTCGCCGGCGCGGTCGGCGACTGGGCCGAAGGCGTGCAGCCCTGGGCGATCCTGGCGCCGAGCACGGCCTGGGGCCGCGAAGTGGCGTCGCGGGTGGCGGCCCGCTTGGCCGCCGGCCTGACGGGCGACGCCGTGGGTCTCTCCTGCGACAATGGTCGCCTGATCGCCGAGAAGCCGGCCTTCGGTGGCTATGTGATCGCCGACATCGCCTGCTCCTCCGCGGTGCAGATGGCGACGGTGCGCGCCGGCGTCCTTGGACTGCCCGAGCCGCGCCGGACGCCGGAGGTGCCCGTGACCGAGATCACCGTGACGCCGCGGGAGCGCTTGCGGGTGCTGGGGCGCAGGCGGGACGACGACGGCGACCTGCTCGCCCACGCCGCGGTCGTGATCGGAGTCGGCGTGGGCGTGGACGTGGACGACTACGAGCGCCTCCGGGCCGACGCCCGCAAGATCGGCGCCGAACTGTGCGCCACCCGCAAGGTGACCGACGTCGGCGCCATGCCTCGGGCCCGCCAGGTGGGGATCACCGGCCACAGCATCTCGCCCCGGCTGTACATCGCCATCGGCCTGTCGGGGAAGTTCAATCACACCTCCGGCGTGCGCTCGGCAGGCAGCATCGTGGCCATCAATCCCGACCCCGAGGCGCTCATCTTCGACTGGTGCGATGTGGGGTTCGTGGCCGACTGGCGCGACGTGTTCGACGAGCTGATCCCGCGCCTGGAGGCCGCCCTGACGGTCTGA